One genomic segment of Nocardioides cavernaquae includes these proteins:
- a CDS encoding SAV_6107 family HEPN domain-containing protein — MMLLPATTHAYLERAAESLREAITTSDVPTRYAHAHVAALRAAAALLAARAPGPQAPAPEERLGPAREVAPELTEWSAFFAAGASKRAAAEAGSRRAVSERDADDLVRDADRFLSVIEQALGLAPHLPVEEEIVFRPALRAGA, encoded by the coding sequence ATGATGCTGTTGCCCGCGACGACGCACGCCTACCTCGAGCGCGCTGCCGAGTCGCTGCGTGAAGCGATCACGACGAGTGACGTCCCGACCCGCTACGCCCACGCCCATGTCGCTGCGTTGCGCGCCGCGGCGGCACTGCTCGCCGCCCGGGCCCCCGGACCCCAAGCGCCGGCGCCAGAAGAACGCCTGGGTCCTGCTCGCGAGGTGGCGCCCGAGCTGACGGAGTGGTCCGCGTTCTTCGCCGCGGGTGCGTCCAAGCGCGCGGCAGCCGAGGCGGGTTCGCGTCGTGCGGTGTCCGAGCGGGATGCGGACGACCTCGTGCGTGACGCAGACCGCTTCCTCTCCGTGATCGAGCAGGCGCTGGGCCTGGCGCCGCACCTGCCGGTCGAGGAGGAGATCGTGTTCCGGCCCGCGCTTCGCGCGGGCGCCTGA